The nucleotide window ATGAAGCCGCCGTCCCAGTAAGCCTCGCCGTCGATCTCGACCGCCTGGAAGAGAAACGGCAGGCAGGCCGAGGCCATGATGGTGTCCACGGAGAGCTCTGGCTGGGTGAAGACCCGTCCCCGGCCGGTGCGCACGTTGGTGGCGGTCACATGGACCTTGAGCGTGGTGCATCGGTTGACCCGCTCGAAATCGACCCTGGCGGCCACCATGTCGCGCAGGGGGTTGATGTTGAGCGGGTTCAGCTCATAGGGCGAAAACTGCCGGGTGAGGTGCTCGAAGAAGAGATAGCCCGGCGAGTAATCCAGGCTGAAGCGGCTGGTCAACCGGTCCCAGAGGGTGCGTTGCACGGGCGAGGTGCGGGCCCCATCGCTGACCGCCTTCCAGAAGGCGGAGAGATTCTCCCGGGCGGCCTCCCGGCCGCCGTGCTCCAACCCGTCGGCCACGACCACCGCGTTCATGGCCCCGGCGCTGGTGCCGCTGATGCTGGCGATGTGAATGCGCGGATCCTGCAACAGGCGGTCCAAAACCCCCCAGGTCAGGGCGCCGTGGGCGCCGCCCCCTTGGAGGGCGAGGTCGATGGTTTTGCGCTCCGGGGCGGAGGCGGCGAACTTGCGCGATTTGCTTGGGCTCATGGGCTCGATTCCATATCGGGGTCAATAATATTTATTGCTCAGCAAGGGATCGGTTTTGTCAATCCCGCCTTTTGATGGGTGCCGTTATAAAGGTGATGAACCAGTAAAATGTCAATATCCAGACAGTTTCGTAAAAGGGTCAAGTTACGGCGCGCAACTCTCAGCGGCGTGAGGTGCACCAATCTGCGCCGCAGCGACTTCGAGATGCAGCGCAACGCAGAAATTGGCCTTTTTACGGAACTGTCAATTTTTGCGCCGGGCCACGATGCGCTCCTGCCCGGGGGTGTGCAGCACCAGGCGGCCTTCGGGGTCGATCTCGAAGCGGTAGGTCTCCTGCAGCAATCTCAAGAAGTGCGCCTC belongs to Desulfobacteraceae bacterium and includes:
- a CDS encoding patatin-like phospholipase family protein: MSPSKSRKFAASAPERKTIDLALQGGGAHGALTWGVLDRLLQDPRIHIASISGTSAGAMNAVVVADGLEHGGREAARENLSAFWKAVSDGARTSPVQRTLWDRLTSRFSLDYSPGYLFFEHLTRQFSPYELNPLNINPLRDMVAARVDFERVNRCTTLKVHVTATNVRTGRGRVFTQPELSVDTIMASACLPFLFQAVEIDGEAYWDGGFIGNPALHPLVEDMATRDLVVVQINPLVRQKLPRTGREIINRLNEITFNASLIKELRAIELLHQLIAAENLESERYRDCFVHLIHCHEELKGLDASSKLNAEWAYLTYLKERGRAWAENFLERHFDDLGRRSTFDLQSLFSDSFKPPCLDSAESSGRPSKSKA